Proteins found in one Candidatus Omnitrophota bacterium genomic segment:
- a CDS encoding MSEP-CTERM sorting domain-containing protein, with translation METDNAENSTAINSVRKPSILLWVITAPQAILLLLNLNSYWVIKSEISAAGKSAALFVLIFQLLLFACGTLMYIDLKRRNRPVSWMPAAMLLALNIMYLWNFISNLTGILPFSIMPWVLDQGEVIYYQFIFVMPAIFYSAMILSSFKTKLGKRLDAGVSLLILLAIPLVWYVLFNIPFFKPGGLSAGMFLFIFVVVSTLSVIMLLLRILTAIYEWSVQREKLGMILLTFFAGIAAPLGGLWLNSFIPFPADFQAPAVYFLAIVNGLALIIPQCGNRTADRALWLVRCSTFPFTLYFFLIFLPFLPLALFAILAAGAGFLILAPTALFIIHCKRIGDGYTKLWEGARALPAVLAVAAVLFIPACFTISAVFDKISLSKAVDYIYSPDYVKQSRYEGSAAAAKNAILKLRNYKDGINVPLISSCYNKIVFNGMVLQDSKVENLYKIFEGKDIPKSPDGLNLLMSRSRHRGLSAQSRALRAATTSQVDMVSAEVSDVDCPGLVKKRVTINMKNTGGSNSEFNADIEVPPYVLVSGYWLKMDGELVPGSIFERKTAMWAYRMIRDSRRDPGLLIYKQDGRLNLSVYPFAEKEERVTVIEFMYPAGFSPDIRIGDRKVLLGDNGRADKSAAVSAAAGKGGLLLYLPGNAADKLPGVSREPYLYFVLDYSKNSGPQAPAYADRIKAICARFPDARRVWLTAANFEFCDIGQFDAKDHEGIKNAIMSCGLQRRGAFLKERAVKRSLLMYESDAMRDSPGSPRFMRYPVFIALTGKDAVCADEGSFSGFSAIVPEEKGYYVSVSGDAVDKVAFGAPPAKQVVVLKSSGELAVCGKGDAVVYFGASAGGDIEVFDGSSAKFRPSGITPVLLSGGKYPLAAQAWLYNIRLDRNPSVSSVLLREVVDLSRKSGVLVPATAYIVVENEAQKRRMELKEAQKLKSSLALSFDENPEEIEPLKASAPPLAVAALCVLVPVVLVRRLKRKSRFLTLPRP, from the coding sequence GTGGAAACAGATAACGCGGAAAATTCCACGGCCATCAACAGCGTAAGGAAGCCGTCGATACTGTTATGGGTCATAACGGCCCCGCAGGCGATATTGCTGTTGCTCAACCTTAATTCGTACTGGGTAATTAAAAGCGAGATAAGCGCCGCCGGAAAATCCGCCGCTTTATTCGTGCTTATCTTCCAGCTGTTATTGTTCGCCTGCGGAACTTTGATGTATATCGACCTGAAAAGGCGGAACAGGCCCGTGAGTTGGATGCCCGCGGCAATGCTTCTGGCGCTTAATATAATGTACCTGTGGAATTTTATAAGTAATTTGACAGGCATTTTGCCGTTCTCGATCATGCCATGGGTGCTCGATCAGGGCGAGGTCATCTATTACCAGTTCATCTTCGTCATGCCCGCCATTTTTTACTCGGCGATGATCCTCTCTTCCTTCAAGACAAAATTGGGCAAGCGCTTAGATGCGGGGGTTTCGCTGCTGATACTTCTGGCAATACCGCTGGTATGGTATGTGCTCTTTAATATCCCGTTCTTTAAGCCGGGCGGGCTTTCTGCCGGAATGTTCCTTTTCATTTTTGTCGTGGTATCGACCTTGTCGGTTATCATGCTGCTGCTGCGCATCTTGACGGCGATTTATGAATGGTCGGTGCAGCGCGAAAAGTTAGGCATGATCTTGCTGACATTCTTTGCGGGTATCGCCGCGCCGCTAGGGGGGTTGTGGCTGAACAGTTTCATACCGTTTCCCGCGGATTTCCAGGCGCCGGCGGTATATTTCCTGGCTATCGTAAACGGGTTGGCCCTGATAATCCCGCAGTGCGGTAACAGGACCGCAGACCGCGCGTTATGGCTGGTCCGGTGTTCCACTTTTCCGTTTACGCTTTATTTTTTCCTGATATTCCTGCCTTTCCTGCCTCTCGCGCTGTTCGCGATACTGGCGGCGGGAGCCGGTTTCCTGATACTGGCCCCGACGGCGCTTTTCATTATCCACTGCAAGCGGATCGGCGACGGTTACACGAAGCTGTGGGAAGGGGCAAGGGCCCTGCCGGCCGTACTCGCCGTCGCGGCTGTCCTTTTCATACCTGCCTGCTTCACGATATCGGCTGTCTTCGATAAGATCTCGCTTTCAAAGGCCGTGGATTACATATACAGCCCGGACTACGTAAAACAGTCCAGGTATGAAGGGAGCGCGGCCGCGGCGAAGAACGCGATACTTAAATTGCGCAATTACAAGGACGGCATAAATGTGCCTCTCATCTCGTCGTGTTACAACAAGATAGTTTTTAACGGCATGGTCTTGCAGGACAGCAAGGTCGAAAATCTCTACAAAATATTTGAGGGTAAAGATATTCCCAAGTCTCCGGACGGGTTAAACCTGCTCATGTCGCGGAGCCGCCACAGGGGCCTGAGCGCGCAGAGCCGCGCGTTACGCGCTGCGACGACTTCGCAGGTAGATATGGTTTCCGCCGAGGTTTCTGATGTCGATTGCCCCGGGCTCGTGAAAAAACGCGTCACGATAAACATGAAGAATACCGGCGGCTCGAACTCCGAATTTAATGCCGATATCGAGGTCCCGCCATACGTCCTTGTCTCCGGATACTGGCTCAAGATGGACGGAGAGCTTGTCCCGGGAAGTATTTTTGAAAGAAAGACAGCCATGTGGGCCTACCGCATGATACGCGACTCGCGCAGGGACCCGGGATTGCTGATATATAAACAGGACGGCCGGCTGAACCTCAGCGTGTATCCATTCGCGGAAAAAGAGGAGCGCGTGACCGTCATAGAATTCATGTATCCTGCGGGTTTTTCGCCGGATATCAGGATAGGGGACAGGAAGGTATTGCTCGGAGATAACGGGCGCGCTGATAAAAGCGCAGCCGTTTCCGCGGCGGCAGGAAAGGGCGGCTTACTACTGTATCTGCCGGGTAATGCCGCGGACAAACTGCCCGGCGTGTCCAGGGAGCCGTACCTGTATTTTGTGCTCGATTACTCGAAAAATTCCGGCCCGCAGGCGCCGGCATACGCCGATAGGATAAAAGCGATCTGCGCGCGTTTCCCGGATGCGCGAAGAGTGTGGTTGACGGCCGCGAATTTCGAATTTTGCGATATCGGCCAATTTGACGCCAAAGACCATGAAGGGATAAAGAATGCGATAATGTCATGCGGCTTGCAGCGCCGCGGCGCTTTCCTCAAAGAACGCGCAGTAAAAAGGTCGCTGCTGATGTATGAAAGCGATGCGATGAGGGATTCTCCTGGCAGCCCCCGGTTCATGCGGTATCCCGTATTCATCGCGCTGACCGGAAAGGATGCCGTGTGCGCGGATGAAGGAAGCTTCTCCGGTTTTTCGGCGATCGTGCCGGAGGAGAAGGGCTATTACGTCTCGGTATCAGGCGATGCAGTCGATAAGGTCGCATTCGGCGCGCCGCCGGCAAAACAAGTCGTAGTACTGAAGTCATCCGGCGAATTGGCTGTCTGCGGCAAAGGCGATGCGGTGGTTTATTTCGGCGCCTCCGCCGGAGGCGATATAGAGGTTTTTGACGGCTCATCCGCGAAATTCCGCCCGTCAGGGATAACACCTGTTTTATTATCCGGCGGAAAATACCCGTTGGCGGCGCAGGCCTGGCTCTATAATATCCGGCTGGACCGGAACCCGTCCGTTTCATCCGTCCTCCTGCGGGAAGTCGTCGATCTCAGCAGGAAAAGCGGAGTGCTGGTGCCGGCAACGGCATATATCGTCGTAGAGAACGAGGCGCAGAAAAGAAGGATGGAGCTGAAGGAGGCCCAGAAACTCAAGAGCTCGCTGGCGCTGAGTTTCGATGAGAATCCCGAAGAGATAGAGCCGCTTAAGGCGTCGGCGCCGCCGTTGGCTGTGGCGGCCCTGTGCGTCCTGGTGCCCGTCGTGCTGGTGAGGAGATTAAAGCGAAAATCGCGTTTCTTGACACTGCCTAGGCCATAA
- a CDS encoding archaeosortase/exosortase family protein codes for MIFLSVMSLPGIMPSISGKLFCLPVARASSFFLGSPSEVQKDGSYLIEAGGLPVSVSESCNAFNYFVLLYTLLMGTCVYYLPIPRAMLNAFPLLLLSYAVSVAANTARVIASVYVYKIGAAFLPGNYERALHMSVGIAIFLTVTLISFIFFERRFSGGNR; via the coding sequence GTGATCTTTCTGTCGGTGATGAGCTTGCCAGGGATCATGCCGTCGATCTCAGGCAAGCTTTTTTGTCTTCCCGTCGCCCGGGCCTCATCGTTTTTCCTTGGCTCGCCGTCCGAGGTACAGAAAGACGGCAGCTACCTAATTGAGGCCGGCGGACTGCCGGTAAGCGTCTCCGAATCGTGCAACGCTTTCAATTATTTCGTCCTTCTGTATACTCTTTTGATGGGAACCTGCGTTTATTATCTTCCCATCCCGCGCGCAATGCTCAATGCGTTCCCGCTGTTACTATTATCCTACGCGGTATCGGTGGCCGCAAACACCGCAAGGGTTATAGCGTCGGTCTATGTTTATAAGATCGGCGCAGCTTTCCTGCCGGGGAATTACGAGCGGGCGCTGCATATGAGCGTCGGGATCGCGATATTCCTGACGGTAACCCTGATTAGTTTTATCTTCTTTGAAAGGAGATTTTCCGGTGGAAACAGATAA
- a CDS encoding DUF4019 domain-containing protein, with protein MKRLIAVLLVALFVSGVCFGASPEKKAKIAAKSWLESVDQKNYAKSYDDAAEFFKAMVKKNEWIDTLTSLRSMLGPVESRELISEEFKNKMDGAPDGEYVIIVYKTDFRKKSDAREIVVPMLDKDGKWRVSGYHIK; from the coding sequence ATGAAGAGATTGATCGCGGTACTACTGGTAGCGCTGTTCGTTTCCGGCGTATGCTTCGGGGCAAGCCCGGAGAAGAAAGCGAAGATCGCCGCCAAAAGCTGGCTCGAATCCGTTGACCAGAAAAATTACGCAAAGAGTTATGACGATGCCGCCGAGTTCTTCAAGGCGATGGTAAAGAAAAACGAGTGGATAGACACGCTTACCAGCCTGAGGAGCATGCTCGGGCCTGTGGAATCAAGGGAGCTTATAAGCGAGGAATTCAAGAATAAGATGGATGGCGCGCCGGACGGGGAATATGTCATCATCGTCTACAAGACGGACTTCAGGAAGAAATCCGACGCCCGGGAGATAGTCGTGCCTATGCTGGACAAAGACGGCAAATGGCGCGTCTCGGGGTACCACATCAAGTGA
- the trxB gene encoding thioredoxin-disulfide reductase — MPDHDLIIIGGGPAGLTAGIYASRARLKTLLLEKAMPGGQILTSPLLENYPGFPEGVSGMQIIEEIVKQGERFGLTVKIEPVVSIEDKGKGAKTARTDKDTHKAAAVIFAMGASYAKLAVPGEGKLGGRGVSYCATCDGPLFKNKEVVVVGGGDTAIEEALFLTNFCAKVSVVHRRNELRAAKILQERAFANKKINFVWDSVVAEISGDQRVEGVTVKNVKTGEEKAIAAHGVFIAVGFKPHTELAKGLVETDEKGYIITGDDMSASREGFFAAGDCRKKLLYQFVTACGDGATAAFAAQKYIEQLR; from the coding sequence ATGCCTGATCACGACCTAATAATCATAGGCGGAGGGCCTGCCGGCCTGACCGCCGGGATATATGCCTCGCGCGCGCGGCTCAAGACGCTTCTCCTGGAAAAGGCGATGCCCGGCGGGCAGATATTGACCTCGCCGCTGCTTGAGAATTATCCCGGATTCCCGGAAGGCGTCTCAGGCATGCAGATAATAGAGGAGATCGTAAAGCAGGGCGAGCGCTTCGGGCTCACGGTAAAGATAGAGCCGGTCGTCTCCATAGAGGATAAAGGCAAAGGCGCGAAGACAGCCAGGACCGATAAGGATACGCATAAGGCGGCGGCCGTAATATTCGCGATGGGCGCGAGTTACGCCAAGCTTGCGGTGCCGGGCGAGGGCAAGCTGGGAGGCCGCGGCGTCTCTTATTGCGCGACGTGCGACGGGCCGTTATTCAAAAATAAAGAAGTGGTCGTCGTAGGCGGAGGGGATACCGCGATAGAAGAGGCGCTCTTTCTGACGAATTTCTGCGCGAAGGTCAGCGTAGTCCACAGGAGGAATGAGCTGCGTGCGGCGAAGATACTCCAGGAGCGCGCGTTCGCGAACAAAAAGATAAATTTCGTATGGGATTCGGTCGTCGCTGAAATATCAGGCGACCAGAGGGTAGAAGGCGTGACGGTCAAGAACGTAAAGACCGGAGAAGAGAAGGCGATAGCGGCCCACGGCGTATTCATCGCGGTCGGCTTTAAGCCCCACACCGAATTAGCGAAAGGGCTTGTCGAGACGGACGAGAAAGGGTATATTATTACAGGGGACGACATGTCGGCTTCGCGCGAAGGGTTCTTCGCTGCCGGCGACTGCCGTAAAAAGCTCCTTTATCAATTTGTAACGGCCTGCGGTGACGGCGCCACTGCCGCCTTCGCCGCGCAGAAATATATTGAACAATTACGGTGA
- a CDS encoding MFS transporter: protein MARFREVLSERNFFLLWVGQIISQFGDRLNQMALIAIVYSRAPGSPFELAKFLSFTIIPSFFVSPIAGAFIDRWDRKRTMIGCDILRGLIVLVIPVAFLGLTPTFPIYAAVFLIFAVSCFFLPARLAIIPDLVSKEKLLVANSLFTVTGMIGFIFWFVVGGFLVEFLKVKGGLYLNSFVYLMSAFAIVFITGHRRRRKKAEGSVDIEEIINTSLIREIKDGIKYLKNNREARFAFRMVFILMAGAGAAYTVVIVFIQEAMGSMTRDLSILLMPLGVGFFIGSLLYGKIGHRFSKAKSIFTCLILCGISMFVFTAVLKGTKSILGASVVAAILGVVSAPVGISTTTLIHEMVEEKMRGRIFSWLGIAMNLAFLIFMLGGAKLAERVDSGWILYGVSVFYIISGILGFIDLRLFKEKGADA, encoded by the coding sequence TTGGCGAGATTCAGGGAAGTCCTAAGCGAGCGTAATTTTTTCCTCCTCTGGGTGGGCCAGATAATCTCGCAATTCGGAGACAGGCTCAACCAGATGGCCCTGATAGCGATAGTCTACAGCAGGGCTCCCGGTTCCCCGTTCGAGCTCGCCAAGTTCCTCTCGTTCACTATAATACCCTCCTTTTTCGTGAGCCCGATAGCCGGCGCGTTCATAGACAGGTGGGACAGGAAGAGGACGATGATCGGCTGCGATATCCTGCGCGGCCTGATAGTGCTCGTGATACCGGTCGCGTTCCTGGGCCTCACGCCCACATTCCCGATATACGCCGCCGTATTCCTTATCTTCGCGGTGAGCTGTTTCTTCCTGCCGGCAAGGCTCGCCATTATACCGGACCTCGTCTCCAAGGAAAAATTGCTTGTAGCGAATTCGCTTTTTACAGTTACCGGCATGATAGGCTTTATATTCTGGTTTGTCGTCGGCGGGTTTTTGGTGGAATTCCTGAAAGTAAAAGGCGGGCTGTACCTTAATTCCTTCGTCTATCTGATGTCGGCGTTCGCGATCGTCTTTATTACCGGCCACAGGCGGCGCCGGAAGAAGGCTGAGGGTTCGGTTGACATAGAAGAGATAATAAATACCTCGCTTATCAGGGAGATAAAGGACGGGATCAAATATTTGAAAAACAACAGAGAAGCGAGGTTCGCTTTCCGCATGGTGTTTATCCTTATGGCCGGGGCAGGCGCCGCATACACGGTAGTGATAGTCTTTATCCAGGAGGCGATGGGGTCGATGACCCGCGACTTAAGCATCCTGTTGATGCCTCTCGGAGTCGGATTTTTCATAGGGTCGCTTCTCTACGGGAAGATAGGGCACCGTTTCTCGAAAGCGAAATCCATATTCACCTGCCTTATATTATGCGGCATATCGATGTTCGTATTTACTGCCGTCTTGAAGGGGACCAAGTCGATCCTCGGGGCATCTGTCGTCGCCGCGATCCTCGGAGTGGTGTCGGCGCCGGTCGGGATATCTACGACCACACTGATACATGAGATGGTGGAAGAGAAGATGCGCGGGAGGATATTCAGCTGGTTAGGCATCGCGATGAACCTGGCGTTCCTCATATTCATGCTCGGCGGCGCGAAACTCGCCGAACGCGTCGACAGCGGCTGGATACTCTACGGGGTGAGCGTTTTTTACATAATATCGGGGATACTCGGGTTCATAGACCTGCGTCTCTTTAAGGAGAAAGGCGCCGATGCCTGA
- a CDS encoding isoamylase early set domain-containing protein codes for MAVKKAGTKKVAFKLIAPYASSVSVAGDFNNWDVNANPMKKDWKDDWTAGMTIKPGRYEYKFYVDGSWQNDPSCDACVPNQYGSTNCVIEVK; via the coding sequence ATGGCAGTAAAAAAGGCCGGGACAAAGAAGGTCGCGTTTAAACTCATCGCCCCTTATGCCAGCAGTGTGAGCGTTGCGGGAGATTTCAACAATTGGGACGTCAATGCCAACCCGATGAAGAAGGACTGGAAGGACGACTGGACAGCCGGAATGACCATCAAGCCGGGACGTTACGAATACAAGTTTTACGTCGACGGTTCATGGCAGAACGACCCGAGCTGCGACGCCTGCGTCCCCAACCAGTACGGCAGCACCAACTGCGTCATCGAAGTAAAGTAG
- a CDS encoding DUF748 domain-containing protein has protein sequence MFWKRFFIVIGALVILAFVAQLLAAPYVKNLIIKGLKESLGVDATIGDCAVSVLQRKVILDDVTVLNPEKKDDYILRAKEISVDFYLLPSLFNKYILNNIVVTNPEAILYLDESGKLKVPQLKKKDGAKKGGELLFKRFAIENGNFKFIDQRVSKPATITEFSSINCEVVNSVSFSDRTIITGVNAKGNIEGQGKFSVDGKGKFIEKPMSFDGNIKIENLPMPKFSVYYGGFLPVKVNKGGLFLDTKAACNKGNLDVKNQVSIKDLILEPIGDPNQTVLFELKTEDVISFLNKENNTVKFSFEIGGDLNKPEFKWGAEMGKALSKAMYKAFTDGVMRLLENPAKAGEMIGNMIGGDAGEAAKKLGNKINKELEKIMGK, from the coding sequence ATGTTCTGGAAAAGGTTCTTTATCGTAATAGGCGCGCTGGTCATCCTGGCGTTCGTCGCCCAGCTGTTGGCCGCGCCGTATGTCAAAAACCTGATAATCAAGGGCCTGAAGGAGTCGCTGGGAGTTGACGCGACCATAGGCGATTGCGCGGTGAGCGTCCTTCAAAGGAAGGTGATCCTTGACGATGTAACGGTCCTTAACCCGGAGAAGAAGGACGATTACATCCTGAGGGCGAAAGAGATAAGCGTGGATTTTTATCTCCTGCCGAGCTTGTTCAATAAATATATCCTGAATAACATAGTGGTGACGAACCCGGAGGCGATACTTTACCTCGATGAGTCCGGCAAACTGAAAGTCCCGCAGCTCAAAAAGAAAGACGGCGCGAAGAAAGGCGGCGAGCTGCTGTTCAAGAGGTTCGCTATAGAGAACGGGAATTTCAAGTTCATAGACCAGAGGGTCTCTAAGCCGGCCACGATAACCGAGTTCTCTTCGATAAACTGCGAGGTCGTGAATTCCGTATCCTTTTCCGACAGGACGATAATAACGGGCGTGAACGCGAAAGGCAATATAGAGGGGCAGGGGAAGTTCTCGGTCGACGGAAAAGGTAAATTTATCGAAAAGCCGATGAGTTTCGACGGCAATATAAAGATAGAAAACCTCCCGATGCCGAAGTTCTCGGTCTATTACGGGGGCTTCCTCCCGGTCAAGGTTAATAAAGGCGGCCTTTTCCTGGATACCAAAGCGGCCTGCAATAAAGGAAACCTCGATGTCAAAAACCAGGTCAGCATCAAGGACCTCATACTCGAGCCTATAGGCGACCCGAACCAGACGGTCCTCTTCGAGCTCAAGACCGAGGACGTCATAAGTTTCCTGAATAAGGAGAATAATACCGTAAAGTTCAGTTTCGAAATAGGCGGCGACCTGAACAAGCCCGAGTTCAAATGGGGCGCGGAGATGGGCAAGGCCCTGAGTAAAGCCATGTATAAGGCCTTTACCGACGGCGTCATGCGTCTCCTCGAAAATCCGGCAAAGGCCGGGGAAATGATCGGAAATATGATAGGCGGCGACGCGGGCGAGGCGGCCAAGAAGTTAGGTAATAAAATAAACAAAGAACTCGAAAAGATAATGGGAAAATAG
- a CDS encoding thioredoxin fold domain-containing protein: MNKKVFFILAFIAAFAFILPRADAIAWKYNLQDALKAAKSQGKPVMIDFYTDWCGWCKKLDSDTYSDPKVNAASAKFICVKINADKEKELTNKYGVSGFPTIIFLDSNGNVLQKIPGFLPPDGFLQNMNKILSTTPKPTAKINEKPPVEAGGFAVIDDQAGKKGKGGKLLPPKMVGQEFVYNGYIESGKGDIIGQINYKGGTYFVKKGDNFARFQVISIDKGRVVLASDNGEITLESKKPYSKTGFINDISNAINQPAETRSMIDRVEIEESFPALASGKARAMILSLTFAIILIFYIYYALCLQFIAAKTKTLNGWMAWVPVLNIFLVLNIAWIKYRFLVIPVITFFALILISAFVAALNPLAGLAFTAVIVLNSVYFVILMAYVWYKVAIARGKSPGLAAVLTILMFISPLNLVALGYLAFSK, translated from the coding sequence ATGAATAAAAAAGTTTTTTTCATTCTGGCCTTTATCGCGGCATTCGCGTTCATATTGCCGCGGGCCGACGCGATAGCGTGGAAATATAACCTGCAGGACGCGCTGAAGGCCGCCAAGAGCCAGGGCAAGCCGGTCATGATAGATTTTTATACGGACTGGTGCGGCTGGTGCAAGAAGCTCGACAGCGACACGTATTCCGACCCTAAGGTCAACGCAGCGTCCGCGAAATTCATCTGTGTCAAGATAAACGCCGATAAGGAGAAGGAACTGACGAACAAATACGGCGTCTCGGGATTCCCGACGATAATCTTCCTGGACAGCAACGGCAACGTCCTCCAGAAGATACCCGGGTTCCTTCCCCCGGACGGGTTCCTGCAGAACATGAACAAGATACTTTCGACGACGCCGAAACCTACGGCAAAAATTAACGAGAAACCTCCCGTTGAGGCGGGAGGTTTCGCCGTCATAGACGACCAGGCCGGAAAAAAGGGCAAAGGCGGAAAGCTCCTGCCGCCTAAGATGGTGGGCCAGGAATTCGTCTATAACGGCTATATAGAATCGGGCAAAGGCGACATTATAGGCCAGATAAACTACAAGGGAGGCACCTATTTCGTAAAAAAAGGCGACAATTTCGCGCGGTTCCAGGTGATCTCGATAGACAAAGGGAGGGTGGTCCTCGCGTCGGATAACGGCGAAATAACCCTTGAATCCAAGAAACCATACAGCAAGACCGGGTTTATAAATGATATCTCCAACGCGATAAACCAGCCCGCCGAGACGAGGTCGATGATAGACAGGGTCGAGATCGAGGAGTCCTTTCCGGCGCTAGCCTCAGGCAAAGCCAGGGCGATGATCTTATCCTTAACATTTGCCATCATACTTATTTTTTATATTTATTACGCCCTGTGCCTGCAGTTTATCGCCGCGAAGACAAAGACCCTGAACGGGTGGATGGCGTGGGTGCCGGTCCTGAATATCTTCCTTGTCCTCAATATAGCATGGATAAAATACAGGTTCCTGGTCATCCCTGTCATTACGTTCTTCGCGCTTATCCTCATATCGGCTTTCGTGGCGGCGCTCAATCCTCTCGCCGGGCTCGCATTTACCGCCGTCATAGTCCTTAACTCGGTCTATTTTGTCATCCTGATGGCGTATGTGTGGTATAAAGTCGCGATAGCGCGCGGGAAATCGCCGGGCCTGGCCGCGGTCCTGACGATCCTGATGTTCATCTCGCCGCTGAACCTGGTGGCGTTGGGATACCTGGCTTTTTCAAAATAA
- a CDS encoding peptide chain release factor-like protein, producing MADYNVNLSKERALKEKMGRLGVRESDIVESFIRSSGPGGQNVNKVSTAVYLKHIPTGIEVKCGQERSQALNRFLARRILVNKIEAMALGRASEERRKIEKIRRQKRRRSRRAKEKMLAAKKIHSEKKGFRRKPEGDYE from the coding sequence ATGGCAGATTATAACGTAAACTTATCAAAGGAACGCGCCCTTAAAGAGAAGATGGGGCGGCTCGGGGTGCGCGAGAGCGACATCGTCGAGTCGTTCATCCGTTCAAGCGGGCCGGGCGGGCAGAATGTCAATAAAGTCTCGACCGCCGTCTATCTCAAGCACATACCCACGGGCATAGAGGTCAAATGCGGGCAGGAGCGTTCCCAGGCATTGAACCGCTTCCTCGCGCGCAGGATATTGGTAAATAAGATAGAAGCCATGGCGCTCGGCAGGGCCTCCGAGGAGAGGAGGAAGATAGAAAAGATAAGGAGGCAGAAGCGCAGGAGGTCGAGGCGGGCGAAGGAGAAGATGCTTGCCGCGAAGAAGATACATTCGGAGAAGAAGGGTTTCCGCAGAAAACCGGAGGGAGATTATGAATAA